The Triticum aestivum cultivar Chinese Spring chromosome 5A, IWGSC CS RefSeq v2.1, whole genome shotgun sequence genomic sequence CAAGGTGGTGCGTGGTTTCATGTTGGTGGCGGTCCTGGTTGGGTATCAAGGTGGTCCAGCCTCTCCTGTGCTTCTTCTCAGCAGAATGGTCGAGGCATCTAGTTGTGTACTTTCTGTGCTTGTTAGCATGTTTGGCTTGTTTCGCCGTGCTTTTCTTTGATAATCTTGTATGAGGATTTCCTCAACACCATGTATCATTCGATTGCGTAGCTTCCTTTATAAAGCAGGTGAAATTATGTTTCGAGATGAAATGCTTCTGTCACCAGCTCAGTACGCAGAAACATTTCAAATAATAATCATTTGGGGGGGGGGTGGTGGTCAGGTAATAATCACTTGTTTTGTATATTTATGCACGTTTACCATATATGTTGTAGCGGCTTCCTGGAACCTGGTCCCCACTGTGCCCAATTTCTAAAACTTAGCAAAAAAAGTATAGTACTTAACATAAGACAAAAACATAACGCTCATATGTTTTTTAATACAACAAGCCACCTCATCAGTTTCCATTAAAGAAGCAGCCAATCGAACTTACAAGAGTTTTGAACCAAAAGGAAGCTAAAACAACTAAAGCAAGCTCGATAGGAAAGGGACCGTAACTTACTAATTACATGCACCAGGAAGCAGGATACCTCAACAACGACTCCAGGAAGCAACCTTTGCAAATTCAACATTCACATTCAATCCTGAGCACAACAGGGTTCCAACCATGGCATACTTCACATGTATTGCAAGAAAATCCTAGGTGTTCACCCCAGCATTAAACATATAATTAATTGTCATATAATAAGCTATTATTTCATAACAAGGGGAAATGAACCTAGAATTTTAATTTGTTATGATAAATAAGACACGTCAGATTCCAAAAGAAGCAAATGAGATCATATTAGTGTGACAAATATAATATTGTCAATTATTCAGAAGGTAGAAAAATATTCACTGATTACAGACACACAATGGAATGACATATGCTCCATTTATTTTATAGATTAGGATGCATATCTATGAACTCAACCATGTCCTTCACTTGTGCACTGGTCTTCGGGGTAATTAACAAATGTCTGTCTTAGTAGTGGTTGTTCTCCCAGAACTGAGCCTGGAGATAGTCTATTGTGTTCTTTTCCACCTGAAATGCCTTGGCAAGAACATCATCTGATATTGGTGGGTCTGACCCAAACACTGCATTGGCAATTGTGATAGCCCCTGGGTTCTGGCTGCTTAGCGCGGCAATTGCAACAGCAGGCAGGTGGGGGTTGGGGTTGAATTGGAAGTGGATGAGCCCCACGGGGAAGACAAACACATCACCTTTGTTGAGCACCTTGGAGAAGAACTTGTTTTTGTTGGGGGCGGGCTGGTTGGATGTCACAAAGCCAACGTACAGTGTTCCCTCGAGCACCGTGAGGATCTCAGTGGCGCGAGGGTGCGTATGTGGTGGGTTTTGGCCCAAGGGAGCATAGTCGATGCGCGCAATTGATATGCCGAGGGTGTTCAGTCCAGCAATCTGCATGACGTTGATCAAAGTGACGTTGGATCCAACCTTGTTGGGCACCCTAGGCTTGTCGAGGTTGGCCGCCTTGAAGAAGTCATCTGCATTGACCTCCATCGGGTTCTTGCAAACAAACCCATTGACACGGACTGGGGGCAAAAGAGATGTACATGTAATCTCAGATTTTACATTGTTTCGACTCGCATATAATTACCAGAAATAGATTTCAACATATGTATTTGGTGAAAACATGATGACAAAACGGATAGTACCTGGTGAATTCATGTCGGCGACACAAAAGTCCTGGAGTGGGCTAGGATCAGAAGCAGTGGCCTGCCATGAGACTAACGCAAGAAGTGCAGCAAGGAGGAGAAAGGAAGAGGAGGATGCCATTTCGTTTTAGTGTCTTTGGCTCTTCTGTTCTCTCGTCTTCCTATTTCTGTTTGTGGCGTGAGTGACGATGGTTTGAACATGCAGGGGATGCATGTGTTTATATAGGCGCAGAACTCGTGAGTAATAGACAAAGTCAAGTGCAACCGATCAACAGATTGAAATGGTCTCCGGCTGCTGATTAAACTATTTTGCATAACTTTACAGGNNNNNNNNNNNNNNNNNNNNNNNNNNNNNNNNNNNNNNNNNNNNNNNNNNNNNNNNNNNNNNNNNNNNNNNNNNNNNNNNNNNNNNNNNNNNNNNNNNNNNNNNNNNNNNNNNNNNNNNNNNNNNNNNNNNNNNNNNNNNNNNNNNNNNNNNNNNNNNNNNNNNNNNNNNNNNNNNNNNNNNNNNNNNNNNNNNNNNNNNNNNNNNNNNNNNNNNNNNNNNNNNNNNNNNNNNNNNNNNNNNNNNNNNNNNNNNNNNNNNNNNNNNNNNNNNNNNNNNNNNNNNNNNNNNNNNNNNNNNNNNNNNNNNNNNNNNNNNNNNNNNNNNNNNNNNNNNNNNNNNNNNNNNNNNNNNNNNNNNNNNNNNNNNNNNNNNNNNNNNNNNNNNNNNNNNNNNNNNNNNNNNNNNNNNNNNNNNNNNNNNNNNNNNNNNNNNNNNNNNNNNNNNNNNNNNNNNNNNNNNNNNNNNNNNNNNNNNNNNNNNNNNNNNNNNNNNNNNNNNNNNNNNNNNNNNNNNNNNNNNNNNNNNNNNNNNNNNNNNNNNNNNNNNNNNNNNNNNNNNNNNNNNNNNNNNNNNNNNNNNNNNNNNNNNNNNNNNNNNNNNNNNNNNNNNNNNNNNNNNNNNNNNNNNNNNNNNNNNNNNNNNNNNNNNNNNNNNNNNNNNNNNNNNNNNNNNNNNNNNNNNNNNNNNNNNNNNNNNNNNNNNNNNNNNNNNNNNNNNNNNNNNNNNNNNNNNNNNNNNNNNNNNNNNNNNNNNNNNNNNNNNNNNNNNNNNNNNNNNNNNNNNNNNNNNNNNNNNNNNNNNNNNNNNNNNNNNNNNNNNNNNNNNNNNNNNNNNNNNNNNNNNNNNNNNNNNNNNNNNNNNNNNNNNNNNNNNNNNNNNNNNNNNNNNNNNNNNNNNNNNNNNNNNNNNNNNNNNNNNNNNNNNNNNNNNNNNNNNNNNNNNNNNNNNNNNNNNNNNNNNNNNNNNNNNNNNNNNNNNNNNNNNNNCTACTCCTGTTCTTTCCAGAAGTTGATATAGAATAATGTGTGCAATCGAGGTTTTCAAACTATAAAATTATATATTTGCCTGTAGATTTGTCATGAAACCCAGCAACATAAGACGACACGGCATATTGTGTGTGAAGAAGGAAGAAAGCGAGGCGCCTCGATCCACACATGAATCCACCTAATACATCTGCTATATGTAGCAGCCCCTGTACG encodes the following:
- the LOC123108515 gene encoding germin-like protein 8-11; protein product: MASSSSFLLLAALLALVSWQATASDPSPLQDFCVADMNSPVRVNGFVCKNPMEVNADDFFKAANLDKPRVPNKVGSNVTLINVMQIAGLNTLGISIARIDYAPLGQNPPHTHPRATEILTVLEGTLYVGFVTSNQPAPNKNKFFSKVLNKGDVFVFPVGLIHFQFNPNPHLPAVAIAALSSQNPGAITIANAVFGSDPPISDDVLAKAFQVEKNTIDYLQAQFWENNHY